taaaacttgaatttatcAATCTCAAGTTTCAAGATATTTGATCAGATTCTCATAATACTTGGAACTCAGGGTTGATTAAATCAGGTTAAcctgtactttttttttctaaaattatactATTTGGCAAAAAGAAGAAGCCCAGTAACTATTGGTCAATCAAACCAGCCCAACAAATCTCCCgtttaaattcaaaaagttcAAACGTCACAGAGGGAGCTTTACCGGTTAGACTTCCATGGCAGCAAAGCCCTGAcctttcaaaattctctcaaaaaTCATCACTTTGAATCATCATTAACATGGTCATGATCATATCATAATGGACGCAGACATTTGCCGTTGGATTTTCGAATTCCTAATGCGAAGCACGGCGGTGCAAGACCACGTCATCAAGAACCTCCTCCAAGTCCTCCCGCTCTcctccgccgccgccgccgAAGACACTCGGTTCAAGAAGGCCGTCCTCCTCCGTACAATCCAGTCCGAGATATCCGACGCAACGGTCACCGAGACGACGCTCCAGGCGCTGGAACTGATCGAAGAGATGGACCGAAACGACGGTGTGGAGATCGGAGAGTCACTGAAGGCGGCGTATATGGCGGCGGCGGTGGAGTGCACGGTGAAGTGCTTGGCTTTGGAGGGAAGCAATGGGAAGTACTTCGAGGCGGTGAAGAGAGTGTGGAGGGGCAGAATCGGTAATTTGGAGAAATCGGGGAACAAGAGCGAGTTGGTTGGGGATAACGCCGAGTTGACTCGGTGGAAGAACGATTTGGAGGCGGCGCTTTGGGATGCCAAAACAGCAAAGAGGTTGATGAATTTGAATACAAGGGCCGAGGCTCTGCAAAAGCTTAGGGCTTTTTTAGGGGAGGCTTGGGCACTCATGGGCCCTTCCTTTATTGAAGTAGCGGCGGCCCGGGCTCCGGAGTTGGCTGCGAATGAAGAGGATAAACTTGTGGCTGGGAAAGGTAAAGTTTCAAACATTACTATGACTGCACGCTCTGtgttaataattttgtattctcAATACTCATAATAGAATGAAAATGTTGTTCACATGAACTTTACACTGGTCATAGCATATATGTGTTGCAATGCATTGGTGACTAAAATCTAAAAGGTGTTTAAGGAACACCCATCAAAGGACAACAACGAGTAAAGCATATGGTAGCAACTTGCTTTAGTTTGTTATTAGTATAATTCAGTCATTCAAATTAAAGATTAGCATCTATACTCATCAATTTTAGAGTGAAGAAACACTTgcaaattaaagaaacaaaattgcCCTAAAAATGGAGTCTCCTATCTTAATTTATACTAGGAGGTGGCCGACATTGGAGGCCAAACTTTCTTTTTACACTTCAATACATGTTTAAAGTTCAGTTTAATTACTTCTAACAATAACCTTCTTAAAGTTAAAGTTTCAGGTTTTTAAAGGTCCCTTTGAGTAGCAGGCACTCTAGGTTGCACTGCCTCTAGCTCACCTTTCACACTTCTTATATGGCCAATTAAAATGCAACTGCCAGAAGTCATTCTTTCTGAAAATGCTATCTATTTTCTAATAACTCAATCAAATTAAACCAAATTGAGTAAGTATTACATGGTCAAAATCTAAGCCAAAAACTCATGCATTAAAATACACAGCTCACAGAGAGGCATTTCATCTGACAGTTAATTGCTAAACCTCAcatataactcaaaaaattgaaaactttaacAACATTGCCACTCCAGTAGATATAGACCTGTCAAAGCTATCAACTTTTCCAAATTGATGATTGGTCAAATATATACGTAATTATGGTCATCCTTCTACTTTCATGCTCCATGATCAGATTAGTCACTACTCAAGCTTGTTAATATCATTCTAGAGCTTCACATTTATATAGTTACGGAttttttcttgccttttgacttttttgggTTTGCCTTTCATTTTACTCAGAAATGCATAAGGGGAATGTGCTTCCTAGATGCAATCACAGTGCATGCCATAAATGCTCTAAAGGCGGAGTTAGGATTGTTGAAGAAGAGGACATGGACGCATTATGTAGCAAATACGATTCCTTGCCTACCCCTGAAGTTAATAGGATAAAAGAGGCACTTAAATCCAGTTCTTTGGAGTTACAGGCAGTGGTGAAGGACCCTCACCCTGATGCATTACGTTTGGCTGAATCTGTAATGTCTGACATGGTGAAAAAAGATAAGACACATGAACCTTCTGTAGAAAATCAGAGTGGAAAAGACATAAATGCACTCAATCCATCCGTTGACAAAAGCGTAACGCCACAAGCTACTGACTCTGGTTGTGGAAATCAGTCCTGCATTCCTCAGAGCAATTCTACTCGACCAAGCTTAATGGAGCGGGATAGCACTGCTCATACTTATGAGGTACCTGTGCTTATGTTTTGTTGTTTCAAAATCTATTGGTTTGTTTTCTTCTAATCTTGTGGTAACTGgggataaaatattttgttacattCTAATAGTTGATACATCATGTTCTTGTCTAAATCATTTATGTACATAATGCGTAGTGTCATTTTTTAGAGTAGTCTTGCATTGACTTGTGTTTTCCTGaactcattttaattttttaatttttttttacaacataaTCAGCATGAGATCATCTTAATGTCCTTATGATGATAGACAATTATTGAACTAGTTGAAGCCTAGTTGCACTTTCTTTCTCACATAGCCTTTGTTACATAATACATAAGAGTGTCATTTTTTCCCTGCCttggtgaaaagaaaaaaaatagtgtgtcattttttgaaagtttttgtaTGTCCTTGCAGTGGGATGATTCCATAGATGGCTCACAAGAAGGAATGACCGATCGTGCAAATAGACTTCACCTACCTAACCCAAAGAGAAAGATTGTTTCTCCTTTGAGGAAGTATAAGGTTAAAAATTTTGTTAGGAGAACAATCAAGAGATGGAGTTTATTGGAGGAAG
This DNA window, taken from Quercus robur chromosome 2, dhQueRobu3.1, whole genome shotgun sequence, encodes the following:
- the LOC126715922 gene encoding uncharacterized protein LOC126715922, yielding MDADICRWIFEFLMRSTAVQDHVIKNLLQVLPLSSAAAAEDTRFKKAVLLRTIQSEISDATVTETTLQALELIEEMDRNDGVEIGESLKAAYMAAAVECTVKCLALEGSNGKYFEAVKRVWRGRIGNLEKSGNKSELVGDNAELTRWKNDLEAALWDAKTAKRLMNLNTRAEALQKLRAFLGEAWALMGPSFIEVAAARAPELAANEEDKLVAGKEMHKGNVLPRCNHSACHKCSKGGVRIVEEEDMDALCSKYDSLPTPEVNRIKEALKSSSLELQAVVKDPHPDALRLAESVMSDMVKKDKTHEPSVENQSGKDINALNPSVDKSVTPQATDSGCGNQSCIPQSNSTRPSLMERDSTAHTYEWDDSIDGSQEGMTDRANRLHLPNPKRKIVSPLRKYKVKNFVRRTIKRWSLLEEDTLRTGVQKFGKGNWKLILNSHRDIFEERTEVDLKDKWRNMTRYLGSMDMDIGMGTGMGTTQ